The following coding sequences are from one uncultured Desulfobacter sp. window:
- the tnpB gene encoding IS66 family insertion sequence element accessory protein TnpB (TnpB, as the term is used for proteins encoded by IS66 family insertion elements, is considered an accessory protein, since TnpC, encoded by a neighboring gene, is a DDE family transposase.), producing the protein MIQITPQMRIMLAVTPADFRKGIDGLAAVCLRVLKQNPFSGYVFVFRNKPGTALKILIYDGQGFWLCQKRLSKGRFKWWPKKGGDEIHPLAAHELQMLIWNGNPQKNNVLLWKKI; encoded by the coding sequence ATGATCCAAATCACACCGCAAATGCGGATAATGCTGGCGGTAACTCCTGCTGATTTTCGAAAGGGGATCGACGGCCTGGCAGCTGTTTGTCTCAGGGTGTTAAAACAAAATCCTTTTTCCGGATATGTTTTTGTTTTCAGAAACAAACCGGGGACTGCCCTGAAGATACTAATATATGATGGCCAGGGCTTCTGGCTTTGTCAAAAAAGATTGAGCAAGGGGCGTTTTAAATGGTGGCCTAAAAAGGGAGGAGATGAAATTCACCCATTGGCTGCACATGAATTACAGATGTTGATATGGAACGGAAATCCTCAAAAAAATAATGTACTTTTGTGGAAAAAAATCTAG
- a CDS encoding SEFIR domain-containing protein, whose product MVNPKLFISYSWSNRTHEQWVIDLANELTESGVHVILDKWDLKEGHDSVTFMEKMVTDPEISKVAIICDEVYAAKADGRAGGVGTETQIISREVYENQEQGKFVAIISEKDDHGKAYLPTYYKSRIYIDLSEPDNYAENFERLLRWVYDRPLYKRPEIGKKPSFLDEPEGVSLGTTATYKRAISAIKDSKHFAPGALDEYLTNFVTNLEKFRITEKEGEFDDKVLENIEQFLPYRNEAISLFVTIAQYAPTEENILKLHRFFEGLIPYTKRPENVNSWTKWDFDNFKFIAHELFLYLVAILIKHEKFSELSILLSQQYYVPGHSDYGNDVMVSYDVFRTHLRSLEHRNNRLKLNRLSLHADFLEKRSKSSGLEFRYLMQADFILFMRAEIQQADIYSSWFPDTLLYVGRFHSAFEVFARSSSKSYFEKVKCILGIDKPSDLDELMSAYKTNGKRLPRWQFESFNPSVLLGYEQLATKA is encoded by the coding sequence ATGGTAAATCCAAAACTTTTTATATCCTATAGCTGGTCAAACCGAACCCACGAACAATGGGTGATTGATTTGGCTAATGAATTAACTGAATCTGGCGTTCATGTAATTTTGGATAAATGGGACTTAAAGGAAGGTCACGACTCAGTAACGTTCATGGAAAAAATGGTTACAGATCCAGAGATATCTAAAGTCGCGATAATCTGTGACGAAGTTTACGCAGCTAAAGCAGATGGTCGTGCTGGTGGCGTTGGAACGGAAACGCAGATAATCTCGCGCGAGGTGTATGAAAATCAAGAGCAAGGTAAATTTGTTGCAATAATATCAGAGAAAGATGACCATGGGAAAGCGTATTTACCGACATATTACAAATCACGAATCTACATAGACTTGAGTGAGCCTGATAATTACGCCGAAAATTTCGAGAGGCTTCTACGGTGGGTGTATGACAGACCTCTATATAAAAGACCAGAGATCGGGAAAAAACCTTCATTTTTAGATGAGCCTGAGGGAGTATCATTGGGGACGACTGCCACTTACAAGAGGGCCATCTCTGCAATAAAAGATAGCAAACATTTTGCACCGGGGGCGTTGGACGAGTATCTGACAAACTTTGTAACCAACCTTGAAAAATTCAGAATCACTGAAAAGGAAGGCGAGTTTGATGATAAAGTATTGGAGAATATTGAGCAGTTTCTTCCCTACCGTAATGAGGCCATATCCCTATTCGTAACAATTGCACAATATGCACCTACTGAAGAAAATATCTTAAAGCTCCATCGATTTTTCGAGGGATTGATACCTTATACGAAGAGACCAGAGAATGTTAATAGTTGGACTAAGTGGGATTTTGATAACTTCAAGTTTATTGCTCATGAATTATTCCTGTATTTGGTGGCGATCTTAATCAAGCACGAGAAGTTTTCAGAGCTTAGTATTCTGCTTTCTCAGCAATATTATGTTCCGGGCCACTCTGATTACGGAAATGACGTAATGGTGAGTTATGATGTTTTCCGAACGCACTTGAGATCCTTAGAACATAGAAATAATAGATTGAAATTGAATCGTTTATCTCTACATGCGGACTTCTTGGAAAAGCGTAGTAAAAGCTCTGGGCTTGAGTTTCGGTACTTGATGCAAGCAGACTTCATACTCTTTATGAGAGCCGAAATTCAGCAGGCGGATATTTATTCGAGCTGGTTTCCAGACACCTTATTGTACGTCGGCCGGTTCCATAGTGCCTTTGAGGTGTTCGCAAGGTCATCATCAAAGTCATATTTCGAAAAAGTCAAATGTATTCTTGGCATCGATAAACCATCGGACCTTGATGAACTTATGTCAGCCTACAAAACTAACGGGAAACGATTGCCCCGCTGGCAGTTTGAATCTTTTAATCCGTCAGTACTTCTGGGGTACGAACAACTGGCTACAAAGGCATAA
- the tnpA gene encoding IS200/IS605 family transposase, translating to MNNDSSLSHSRWECKYHVVWIPKYRRKTLYGELRKYLGQVFKDLARSRECEIIEGHMMSDHVHMLISIPPKYSVAQVVGFIKGKSAIHIARNYLGHRRNFTGQQFWARGYHVSTVGRDEATIREYIRSQEKEDQRLEQLSLFK from the coding sequence ATGAATAACGATTCAAGCTTATCCCATAGCCGTTGGGAATGCAAATACCACGTTGTGTGGATTCCCAAATACCGTAGAAAGACTTTGTATGGAGAACTAAGGAAATATCTTGGACAAGTCTTTAAAGATTTGGCGCGTAGCAGGGAGTGTGAAATCATAGAAGGCCATATGATGTCAGATCATGTGCATATGTTGATCTCGATTCCTCCGAAATATTCGGTCGCGCAAGTCGTTGGGTTTATCAAGGGTAAAAGTGCGATCCATATAGCACGGAATTACCTGGGACATCGAAGAAATTTTACCGGGCAGCAATTTTGGGCCAGAGGTTATCATGTTTCAACCGTTGGTCGTGATGAGGCGACTATCCGGGAATATATCCGTTCTCAGGAGAAAGAGGATCAACGTTTAGAGCAACTGAGTTTGTTCAAATAG
- the dctP gene encoding TRAP transporter substrate-binding protein DctP, giving the protein MKTRITAKLLTLCIFLTLGSGLAHAGDKIYRMRLQSYYPQSMLMGAQRFSELAKKMSNGRLDITVFAGGTLTSPDNILKAVKAGMVDVGQGSGSYYSELKIGNTEIGLPMAWKNQSEAQLLYKGLGFEQIIADAYQANGVHYLGSAPAATYHILTKKPVSSIEDLKKMKIRAIGGAAKMLNKVGVATVNVKSSEMYLALTTGQIDGILFGGALDYKSMKLNEVAGYYNATPIVDPIMDSFMINPKVWKSLPEDLQTILECAALRAGLEYYDDILKEEYLLRDKAFKEITHFSKEDVAALQQAALTVWDEEATRGEDVKKAVELIKQLNRLVNK; this is encoded by the coding sequence ATGAAAACACGAATAACAGCAAAATTGCTCACACTATGCATCTTCCTGACCCTGGGGTCAGGACTTGCCCATGCCGGAGATAAGATCTACCGGATGCGCTTACAAAGCTACTATCCACAAAGTATGCTTATGGGTGCACAACGATTTTCCGAGTTGGCAAAAAAAATGAGTAATGGCCGTCTCGACATCACCGTCTTTGCCGGGGGCACCTTGACTTCACCGGACAATATCCTTAAAGCGGTAAAAGCTGGTATGGTAGACGTGGGGCAGGGAAGCGGCTCATACTATTCGGAATTGAAAATAGGCAACACGGAAATCGGACTTCCCATGGCCTGGAAAAATCAATCAGAAGCCCAACTCCTGTACAAGGGCCTTGGCTTTGAACAAATAATTGCGGATGCATACCAGGCAAATGGCGTTCATTACTTAGGTTCAGCACCAGCCGCCACATACCACATACTCACCAAGAAGCCGGTCAGTTCCATTGAAGACCTAAAGAAAATGAAAATCAGGGCAATTGGAGGAGCGGCAAAGATGCTCAACAAGGTGGGGGTTGCCACGGTGAACGTAAAATCCAGTGAGATGTACCTTGCTTTGACCACCGGTCAGATTGACGGCATACTTTTTGGCGGGGCTCTGGACTATAAGAGCATGAAGCTCAATGAAGTTGCCGGATACTACAACGCAACACCCATTGTTGATCCAATTATGGATTCTTTTATGATTAATCCCAAGGTCTGGAAATCACTGCCGGAAGACCTGCAAACCATTCTGGAATGTGCAGCACTCAGAGCCGGACTTGAGTACTACGACGATATCCTCAAGGAAGAATATTTGCTTCGGGATAAGGCATTCAAGGAAATCACCCATTTTTCCAAAGAAGATGTTGCCGCTTTGCAGCAGGCCGCTCTCACTGTATGGGATGAAGAGGCCACGCGAGGCGAAGATGTTAAAAAAGCTGTGGAATTGATCAAACAGCTCAACCGCCTGGTGAACAAATAA
- the speB gene encoding agmatinase, whose amino-acid sequence MRLPSLPDASGLDACIYGAPIDWGTSARSGTRLGPRQVRAESTQIRPYNLGTGAGPFSTLSIADIGDAPVNPYNLHTSVKQITSFVSEKILSHGCIPVGIGGDHTILYPILQAVAKQHGPVALIHVDAHSDTNDTMQGEKIAHGTPVRRAVEEGFIDTNRSIQIGLRGSGYSADEFDWAQQQGFRVVPAEACWHKSLKPLMAEVREMMGTGPVYFSFDIDSMDPAFAPGTGTLEMGGLTTIQALEIIRGCRGLNLVGCDCVEVSPPYDAHGMTATMGANVLFEMLCVLPGVQYDAAETRFDK is encoded by the coding sequence ATGCGTTTACCTTCATTGCCCGATGCCTCTGGGCTTGATGCATGCATCTATGGTGCTCCCATTGATTGGGGGACATCTGCACGGTCAGGAACACGGCTTGGGCCCCGGCAGGTACGCGCGGAGTCAACCCAAATCCGCCCCTATAACCTGGGCACGGGGGCCGGACCATTTTCCACCTTATCCATAGCTGATATAGGAGATGCTCCGGTCAATCCGTATAATTTACATACCTCGGTCAAGCAGATAACCAGCTTTGTCTCTGAAAAAATACTGTCTCACGGTTGCATACCTGTTGGAATAGGGGGCGATCACACCATCCTTTATCCCATTTTACAAGCTGTTGCAAAGCAGCATGGCCCTGTTGCTTTGATACATGTGGATGCGCATTCAGACACCAATGACACCATGCAGGGAGAAAAAATTGCCCATGGAACGCCTGTCCGCAGGGCTGTGGAGGAGGGGTTTATTGATACCAATCGCTCCATCCAGATTGGTCTTCGCGGGTCAGGTTATTCTGCTGATGAGTTTGACTGGGCACAGCAGCAGGGATTCCGTGTTGTACCGGCTGAGGCCTGCTGGCACAAATCATTAAAGCCGCTTATGGCTGAGGTCCGGGAAATGATGGGAACGGGGCCGGTGTATTTTAGTTTTGATATTGATAGTATGGACCCGGCTTTTGCGCCTGGAACAGGGACACTAGAGATGGGTGGCTTGACCACGATCCAGGCACTGGAAATTATTCGCGGTTGCAGGGGACTAAACCTGGTTGGCTGCGATTGTGTGGAGGTCAGTCCTCCCTATGATGCCCACGGTATGACTGCAACCATGGGCGCCAATGTGCTCTTCGAAATGCTCTGCGTATTACCCGGAGTCCAATACGATGCGGCTGAAACCCGCTTCGATAAATGA
- a CDS encoding LysR substrate-binding domain-containing protein, with amino-acid sequence MDKKINTTSLNALRYFEVAARHLHLTKAAEELYVTYSAVSHQIRSLEDNLGVLLFDRSKKPLRLTREGKRLYKTLSAAFHDIDRVAGDLADTEFKGEFYISCAPSLAVKWLIPALSDFIEKFPSLQIHVSSVLQLTGHNQPADLAICYGEPKEIPGWRIAATAYANLTPVGSPDFVQQNNIMSPADLLDYPLLHEDDGAFWKRWLTSAGVELQATPSGLFFDQAHMALEATMAGYGIGIIDTILGKNDILAGHLVRLFEHTVPMLYPYYLIAPDEHKMTEPAKEMESIIRSEFKKWCLLTP; translated from the coding sequence GTGGATAAAAAAATTAATACAACTTCGCTCAATGCATTGCGTTATTTTGAGGTTGCAGCCCGTCACCTGCACCTGACTAAAGCTGCAGAAGAACTCTACGTAACCTACAGTGCAGTCAGTCACCAAATAAGGTCACTTGAAGACAATCTTGGTGTTCTTTTATTTGATCGCAGTAAAAAACCGCTGCGACTGACCCGGGAAGGAAAAAGGCTCTATAAAACATTATCAGCAGCTTTCCATGATATTGATAGGGTTGCCGGAGACCTTGCCGATACGGAATTCAAGGGGGAATTTTATATTTCCTGTGCTCCATCCCTTGCTGTGAAATGGCTCATTCCAGCACTCAGCGATTTTATTGAGAAATTTCCATCTCTGCAGATCCATGTTTCCTCAGTGCTGCAACTCACCGGGCATAATCAACCGGCCGACCTGGCGATCTGTTATGGGGAACCAAAAGAAATTCCCGGGTGGCGGATTGCAGCAACAGCATATGCCAATCTCACGCCCGTGGGCAGCCCTGATTTTGTACAACAAAACAATATAATGTCCCCGGCTGACTTACTTGACTATCCATTACTTCATGAGGACGACGGAGCATTCTGGAAACGCTGGTTGACCTCTGCAGGCGTTGAACTCCAGGCTACACCATCGGGGCTGTTTTTTGATCAGGCCCATATGGCCTTAGAGGCCACAATGGCGGGATACGGCATAGGAATTATTGATACGATTCTTGGAAAAAATGATATCCTTGCCGGACACCTGGTACGGCTTTTTGAGCACACAGTTCCCATGCTGTACCCCTATTATCTCATTGCGCCGGATGAACATAAAATGACAGAACCGGCCAAGGAAATGGAGAGCATTATACGGTCGGAGTTTAAAAAATGGTGTTTGCTGACCCCATGA
- a CDS encoding TRAP transporter large permease subunit gives MSPFLVTGIMFVSMLVLMATGIPIAFCLGIVGLVTTTALWGPTSIDLVYFTLWNVMNNFILIAVPLFIFMGYILHESGVAKDLFDVVYLWTGRIRGGLGTGTVAICAIMAAMVGVSGAATISMWVIALPAMLERKYDKKIAIGLVQAGGALGFLIPPSMMMIMYAFLSGESVGRLFAGGVIPGVLLACMYMLYIVIRCHFNPEMGPAIPEEERASFKEKLVALRGLVLPALLIMTVLGCIFFGVTSPTEAAAVGAAGSMFCALVRGTLSWKIVKESALKTLNISSFTAFIIIGAVVFSTVYTGLGATQLIQSTIASLNVNPWIIVILMQLSFFVFGMFLDDMAILFLCMPIYIPIIKALGFDPVWFAVLYVVNMQMAYITPPYGINLFYMKSVAPKGVTMGDIYVSALPFILIQLVGLILLMVFPQIILWLPNMLLH, from the coding sequence ATGAGTCCTTTTCTGGTTACCGGAATAATGTTTGTTTCAATGCTCGTTCTCATGGCAACCGGTATTCCCATTGCCTTTTGCCTGGGCATTGTCGGGCTTGTAACCACCACCGCCCTGTGGGGGCCGACCTCTATTGATCTTGTCTATTTCACTTTGTGGAATGTCATGAATAACTTTATCCTGATTGCTGTCCCCCTTTTCATTTTTATGGGGTACATCCTGCATGAATCAGGCGTTGCAAAAGATCTTTTTGATGTGGTGTATCTCTGGACCGGCAGAATTCGCGGAGGGCTGGGCACAGGTACCGTTGCAATATGTGCGATCATGGCGGCCATGGTGGGTGTCAGCGGCGCAGCAACCATTTCCATGTGGGTTATTGCCCTGCCTGCCATGCTTGAGCGGAAATATGACAAGAAAATTGCCATCGGCCTTGTTCAGGCCGGCGGAGCACTCGGTTTCCTGATTCCGCCCAGCATGATGATGATCATGTATGCATTTTTATCGGGCGAATCGGTTGGCCGGCTCTTTGCCGGCGGCGTCATTCCCGGAGTCCTCCTGGCATGTATGTATATGCTTTATATCGTGATACGCTGCCATTTTAATCCGGAGATGGGACCTGCCATTCCAGAAGAAGAAAGAGCGAGTTTCAAGGAGAAGTTGGTCGCCTTGAGGGGCCTGGTGCTTCCTGCCCTGTTGATCATGACTGTACTTGGCTGCATTTTCTTTGGGGTTACATCACCTACAGAGGCGGCTGCTGTGGGCGCTGCCGGATCTATGTTTTGTGCGTTGGTTCGGGGAACGTTAAGCTGGAAAATTGTGAAGGAGTCAGCCCTTAAAACCCTGAACATCTCCAGTTTTACGGCATTTATAATTATCGGCGCAGTGGTATTCAGCACGGTGTATACAGGGTTGGGTGCCACCCAGCTTATCCAGTCAACCATAGCGTCACTCAATGTCAATCCGTGGATAATTGTCATCCTCATGCAACTGAGCTTTTTTGTGTTTGGCATGTTTTTGGATGATATGGCCATTCTTTTTTTGTGTATGCCTATTTATATTCCCATAATAAAGGCACTTGGTTTCGATCCTGTATGGTTTGCCGTTCTTTATGTGGTCAACATGCAAATGGCCTACATTACTCCGCCTTATGGCATAAACCTGTTTTACATGAAGTCCGTTGCACCCAAAGGGGTTACCATGGGCGATATTTATGTGTCAGCGCTGCCGTTTATTCTCATCCAGCTTGTTGGGCTCATACTGCTTATGGTCTTTCCCCAGATCATTCTCTGGTTGCCCAATATGTTGCTCCATTGA
- a CDS encoding TRAP transporter small permease subunit yields MRNSLSLLVKIIDKISRLSADVLSLILLLMIAIVMYEVIARYLFNSPTSWSLEAATMAFGIYVIGGGAYSVLSRAHVSMDIFSSKWSERTRAIVEACTFPLIAVYFSVMCWQAIAYGIESLQIQEHASSVWGPAIYPWKLTAAAALVLMWLQLAGDFIRNIVYAVTGEKLS; encoded by the coding sequence TTGCGAAATTCACTGTCATTACTGGTCAAAATCATTGATAAAATCAGCCGGTTGTCCGCTGATGTTTTATCCCTCATACTCCTGCTTATGATTGCGATTGTGATGTATGAGGTCATTGCCCGATATCTATTTAACAGTCCCACTTCCTGGTCTCTGGAAGCAGCGACCATGGCTTTTGGTATCTATGTTATCGGTGGTGGAGCCTATTCTGTTTTGTCACGTGCTCATGTGAGTATGGATATTTTTTCCTCCAAATGGTCCGAGCGTACCCGTGCCATCGTAGAAGCTTGTACTTTTCCCCTAATCGCTGTTTATTTCTCTGTCATGTGCTGGCAGGCCATTGCTTACGGGATTGAGTCGCTGCAGATACAAGAGCACGCATCATCGGTATGGGGCCCGGCTATTTACCCCTGGAAACTGACCGCCGCGGCGGCACTTGTCCTTATGTGGCTGCAGCTTGCCGGGGATTTTATCAGGAACATTGTTTATGCCGTCACAGGGGAGAAATTATCATGA
- a CDS encoding DUF4338 domain-containing protein: MQIKQQTFCGRKFTGKEIALIQEVVATCGGLSRRELAHTVCELLEWKRPNDRLKVRECSDFLELLEAKGALTLPEKKQQTKIVFHKSIPQTPCKQPHSTLRGSVEEFTPLEIQRVQNREQRDLFKELIGRHHYLGYAMPFGARLQYLIYVNRPHREIVGCIQFSSPAWRMRARDEWIGWTDERRKVALQKVVNNSRFLILAPIQNLASMILSCSLRELRDDWEQQYGLKPMLVETLVDRQQFHGGCYRASTWIELGKTTGRGRMDRFGKRHGADVKTILVYPLEKDAVHQLREGI, encoded by the coding sequence ATGCAAATCAAGCAACAAACCTTTTGTGGTCGAAAGTTTACCGGTAAAGAAATCGCATTAATCCAGGAAGTCGTTGCTACCTGTGGAGGCCTTAGCCGACGAGAACTGGCACATACCGTATGCGAACTTCTGGAATGGAAACGCCCTAATGATCGGCTAAAAGTCCGGGAATGTAGTGATTTTTTGGAGCTTTTAGAGGCCAAGGGAGCTCTAACCCTTCCTGAAAAGAAACAACAAACAAAGATCGTTTTTCACAAGAGTATTCCCCAAACACCCTGTAAGCAACCCCACAGCACTTTGCGTGGCAGCGTAGAAGAATTTACACCTCTTGAGATACAGCGGGTTCAGAATCGAGAGCAGAGGGATCTGTTTAAGGAACTCATCGGTCGCCATCATTACCTGGGATATGCAATGCCTTTTGGCGCCAGATTGCAGTATCTGATTTATGTAAACCGTCCCCATCGAGAAATTGTGGGGTGCATCCAGTTCTCAAGCCCTGCCTGGCGGATGCGTGCTCGCGATGAATGGATCGGTTGGACAGATGAAAGGCGTAAGGTCGCTCTACAAAAGGTGGTGAACAACAGCCGTTTTCTGATCCTTGCTCCCATCCAAAATTTAGCGAGCATGATACTGTCATGTAGTCTCCGGGAACTCAGAGATGATTGGGAACAGCAGTATGGTCTTAAACCCATGCTGGTAGAGACATTGGTGGATCGACAACAATTCCACGGTGGCTGTTATCGGGCATCGACCTGGATTGAGTTGGGGAAAACCACTGGTCGTGGGCGCATGGACCGATTCGGCAAACGTCATGGCGCTGATGTAAAAACCATATTAGTATATCCACTGGAAAAAGATGCTGTTCACCAACTCAGGGAGGGGATATGA
- a CDS encoding IS3 family transposase: MIPTEDKMQILSLVEEACKSGARQCKACEIIGISERTLQRWQKKTTAEIEDKRPHAERNPANKLSEEEKHMIIDICNSQEYGSLPPSQIVPMLCDQGIYVASEASFYRTLRENGLQNHRGKTRYKTNKKPTGFTATGPNQVWTWDITYLPAALKGSFYYLYMITDIYSRKIVAWEVHDRQSDELASELVKRGYLSEGVNGNEIVLHSDNGSPMKGATMLCTLQQLGVVPSFSRPSVSNDNPYSEALFKTLKYAPSYPSGPFESLEACREWVLNFVRWYNNVHRHSGIKFVTPNERHTGADRTILEARQKVYLEAKAKKPERWSRGIRDWTVVTEVSLNPEKNDNRPAA, encoded by the coding sequence ATGATTCCTACTGAAGACAAAATGCAGATATTGTCTTTGGTGGAAGAAGCTTGTAAATCCGGTGCTCGCCAATGTAAGGCTTGTGAAATAATAGGAATTTCAGAAAGGACCTTACAGCGGTGGCAGAAAAAAACGACTGCTGAAATAGAAGATAAGCGCCCCCATGCAGAAAGAAATCCTGCAAACAAATTGTCTGAAGAAGAAAAACATATGATTATAGATATTTGTAATAGTCAGGAGTATGGAAGCTTACCGCCAAGCCAGATTGTTCCCATGCTTTGTGATCAGGGGATCTATGTCGCATCCGAAGCAAGCTTCTATAGGACACTGAGAGAGAACGGTCTTCAGAACCATAGAGGTAAAACCCGGTATAAAACAAATAAAAAACCGACGGGTTTTACAGCAACAGGGCCTAATCAGGTCTGGACATGGGATATAACCTACCTTCCAGCGGCGCTAAAGGGTTCGTTTTATTACCTTTATATGATAACGGATATTTACAGTCGTAAGATAGTAGCTTGGGAAGTCCATGACAGGCAAAGTGATGAGCTGGCCTCCGAGCTTGTAAAAAGGGGGTATCTGTCAGAGGGTGTAAATGGCAATGAAATAGTGCTTCATTCAGATAATGGCTCCCCGATGAAAGGTGCGACCATGCTGTGCACTCTTCAGCAACTTGGAGTTGTCCCCTCATTCAGTCGGCCGTCGGTAAGTAACGATAATCCTTATTCAGAAGCATTGTTCAAAACCCTGAAATATGCCCCTTCATACCCTTCCGGCCCTTTTGAGAGCTTGGAGGCCTGTAGAGAATGGGTACTGAATTTTGTTCGCTGGTACAATAATGTCCACCGTCACAGTGGTATAAAATTTGTTACCCCAAATGAAAGGCATACAGGGGCAGATAGGACGATTTTAGAGGCCCGTCAAAAGGTATATCTGGAAGCAAAGGCAAAAAAACCAGAACGTTGGAGCCGTGGAATCAGAGATTGGACTGTGGTAACAGAAGTCTCTCTTAATCCTGAAAAAAACGATAACCGTCCAGCAGCTTAA
- a CDS encoding transposase: MFQKSRTQILLNPGTPMVNFSKEANVPNSTVATWLRNYKKRNGSTVGSKKKTWSAERKFQAVLETASLSEAEKNEYCRKHGIYPEQLEEWKKDCISGCRKSPDQNFVKKTKQKEQELQRKTKALEKELTRKEKALAEAAALLVLKKKVQDIWGDKGEE; this comes from the coding sequence ATGTTTCAAAAGAGCCGCACCCAAATTCTTTTAAACCCAGGCACGCCGATGGTAAACTTTTCAAAAGAGGCTAACGTTCCAAATTCAACGGTAGCAACCTGGCTAAGAAATTACAAAAAAAGGAATGGGAGTACAGTGGGCTCGAAGAAGAAAACCTGGTCAGCCGAGAGGAAATTTCAGGCAGTATTGGAAACTGCGTCGTTAAGTGAAGCAGAAAAAAATGAATATTGCCGGAAACATGGAATATACCCGGAACAGTTAGAAGAGTGGAAGAAAGACTGTATATCCGGATGTAGAAAGAGCCCCGATCAAAATTTTGTCAAGAAAACCAAGCAAAAAGAGCAAGAATTGCAACGCAAGACTAAAGCCCTTGAAAAAGAATTAACCCGTAAGGAGAAAGCGTTAGCAGAAGCTGCCGCCCTGCTTGTGTTAAAAAAAAAAGTCCAGGACATCTGGGGGGACAAAGGGGAAGAATGA
- a CDS encoding PAS domain-containing protein, giving the protein MKERTQNLEGNLVELEKSRNKFQFLVEQSFQGMIILQNDPLKLRFVSKPMEDITGYSLDELKSMSPEQCIEVIHPEDRNKFFQNFEKKLSGQKSHHKNEYRIIHKNKSIRWVKVYSELISYENNPALQAVLIDNTCPSGKPA; this is encoded by the coding sequence ATAAAAGAAAGAACCCAAAATCTGGAGGGAAATCTTGTTGAACTTGAAAAAAGTAGAAATAAATTTCAATTTCTTGTTGAACAGTCCTTCCAGGGTATGATCATTTTGCAAAATGACCCCTTAAAATTACGCTTTGTCAGCAAACCAATGGAGGATATTACCGGCTATTCTCTGGACGAGCTAAAATCAATGAGTCCGGAACAATGTATAGAGGTGATACATCCGGAAGACAGGAATAAATTTTTCCAAAATTTTGAAAAAAAATTATCAGGACAAAAATCACACCATAAAAATGAGTATCGTATAATTCACAAAAATAAAAGTATCCGGTGGGTTAAAGTATACAGCGAACTAATTTCGTATGAGAATAATCCTGCATTACAGGCTGTTTTGATAGACAATACGTGTCCTTCCGGTAAGCCTGCGTGA